One genomic window of Halogeometricum rufum includes the following:
- a CDS encoding DUF58 domain-containing protein, producing the protein MTSLRRDDRWNVGLVGTLSLVGIGLAYANPTLVAAASIPLVYVLYGAFSSLPGTVELSADRTFEPVAPAPGERVTVTLAVHNSGDRTLADVRVVDGVPPALAVESGSPRASLALAPGDEATLTYEVVAARGDFAFDDALVRLRSVAGTSVATDELAVGGDDVLSCTTGGTDAPVTDATPGRVGTVPADSGGAGLEFHATREYRSGDPLSRVDWRQYAKTGDLTTVQFRERRASRVAVVADVRDPTRVVAGPGHPTAAELCAVAASRTHRALTAADHDVTATVLGFDVDAVPDGVATGSEDLPWPEGPRAAQTTFDAACAAAAETVAAQMATDGGDAAAGRREHGDGRRSASREDRANAVAATLDARLAADARVVLFSPLLDDYPTALARALRRRGRTVGVCAPDVTGRATPGAAFASLERTRRRTDLERFGVAVADWTADRPLDDSLSEVLGDR; encoded by the coding sequence GTGACCTCGCTCCGCCGCGACGACCGGTGGAACGTCGGCCTCGTCGGGACGCTGTCGCTCGTCGGCATCGGCCTCGCCTACGCGAACCCGACGCTCGTCGCGGCGGCGTCGATTCCGCTCGTCTACGTCCTCTACGGAGCGTTCTCGTCGCTCCCCGGGACCGTCGAACTCTCCGCCGACCGGACCTTCGAACCGGTCGCTCCCGCGCCCGGCGAACGCGTCACCGTCACGCTCGCGGTGCACAACTCGGGCGACCGGACGCTCGCCGACGTCCGGGTCGTAGACGGCGTTCCTCCCGCACTCGCCGTCGAGTCGGGCTCACCGCGCGCGAGTCTCGCTCTCGCACCCGGCGACGAGGCGACGCTCACCTACGAGGTGGTCGCCGCGCGGGGCGACTTCGCGTTCGACGACGCTCTCGTCCGCCTGCGCTCCGTCGCCGGGACCAGCGTCGCGACGGACGAGCTAGCCGTCGGCGGCGACGACGTGCTGTCCTGTACGACCGGGGGGACAGACGCGCCCGTGACGGACGCCACGCCGGGTCGCGTGGGGACGGTGCCCGCCGACTCCGGCGGGGCGGGACTGGAGTTCCACGCCACGCGCGAGTACCGCTCCGGCGACCCCCTCTCGCGGGTCGACTGGCGGCAGTACGCCAAGACGGGCGACCTCACCACCGTCCAGTTCCGCGAGCGACGGGCGAGTCGCGTCGCCGTCGTCGCGGACGTGCGCGACCCGACGCGCGTCGTCGCCGGGCCGGGTCACCCGACGGCGGCGGAACTGTGCGCCGTCGCCGCATCGCGGACGCACCGCGCGCTGACGGCGGCCGACCACGACGTGACGGCGACGGTCCTCGGGTTCGACGTCGACGCGGTGCCCGACGGCGTCGCAACCGGCTCCGAGGACCTCCCGTGGCCCGAGGGCCCGCGGGCGGCGCAGACGACGTTCGACGCGGCCTGCGCCGCCGCAGCCGAGACGGTGGCGGCGCAGATGGCGACGGATGGCGGGGACGCCGCCGCCGGCCGACGCGAGCACGGAGACGGTCGACGGTCCGCCTCGCGCGAGGACCGCGCGAATGCCGTCGCGGCGACGCTGGACGCCCGCCTCGCCGCCGACGCGCGCGTCGTCCTGTTCTCTCCGCTTCTGGACGACTACCCGACAGCCCTCGCCCGCGCGCTCCGCCGCCGGGGTCGGACCGTCGGCGTCTGCGCGCCGGACGTGACCGGCCGTGCGACGCCCGGAGCAGCGTTCGCGTCGCTCGAACGGACCCGACGGCGGACCGACCTCGAACGGTTCGGCGTCGCCGTCGCCGACTGGACGGCCGACCGACCGCTCGACGACTCGCTGTCGGAGGTGCTCGGAGACCGATGA
- a CDS encoding SOUL family heme-binding protein: MKRPTKLLVAGVGTALAAWTAWGLYSGRSAEGVPYESLRSMDGVELRRYPRTLLAETTAPNQVAAFRRLFDYISGANESSESVSMTAPVRTEEPAGGAARGGERVGVTAPVRADRGETVSMTAPVRTDEEGDGVRMAFYLPAGYTLETAPMPTNSDVRLVVEGPKTMAVERFSWYATSGRVANAEQSLLDTLEREGIEVRGEPTLWQYDDPYTPPFMRRNEVAVEVDLS, encoded by the coding sequence ATGAAACGACCGACGAAACTCCTGGTGGCGGGCGTCGGAACCGCGCTCGCGGCGTGGACCGCGTGGGGCCTCTACAGCGGTCGCTCGGCGGAAGGCGTCCCGTACGAATCGCTCCGGTCGATGGACGGCGTCGAACTGCGCCGGTACCCGCGAACGCTCCTCGCGGAGACGACGGCGCCGAACCAAGTGGCGGCGTTCCGTCGCCTGTTCGACTACATCTCCGGCGCGAACGAGTCGAGCGAGTCCGTCTCGATGACCGCGCCGGTGCGCACCGAGGAACCGGCCGGCGGCGCGGCGCGCGGCGGCGAACGGGTCGGGGTGACTGCGCCCGTCCGCGCGGACCGCGGCGAGACGGTGAGTATGACCGCACCCGTCCGCACCGACGAGGAGGGCGACGGCGTCAGGATGGCGTTCTACCTCCCCGCGGGGTACACGCTGGAGACGGCGCCGATGCCGACGAACTCGGACGTTCGGCTGGTGGTCGAGGGACCGAAGACGATGGCCGTCGAGCGGTTCTCGTGGTACGCGACGAGCGGACGGGTGGCGAACGCCGAGCAGTCGCTCCTCGACACGCTCGAACGCGAGGGAATCGAGGTCCGCGGCGAACCGACCCTGTGGCAGTACGACGACCCCTACACGCCGCCGTTCATGCGACGGAACGAAGTCGCCGTCGAAGTGGACCTGTCGTAG
- a CDS encoding DUF7269 family protein — MRPLRTTAGVGGLAAVAGTAAVVFGVVPSERVAPLAAVGESVDGGRFLLLFAVALLLAGLWFARRRSSSIDDRYTQLRERPPEGVAAPASIRVGGEFDRLVGEAVVSHDDGAMRPVAARLRETATGLCADATGVDRQTARRRIEDGAWTDDALAAAFLAADGRMPFRARIRAWLDPARERRRRVDATLDALFELREGVVPETATDCAPGSAAAADADGPSGDSDTSSDEADDPGAEPWVARVGDGGGRR; from the coding sequence ATGAGACCGCTCCGAACTACCGCGGGCGTCGGCGGACTCGCCGCCGTCGCCGGCACCGCCGCAGTCGTCTTCGGCGTCGTCCCATCCGAGCGGGTGGCTCCGCTCGCGGCGGTCGGCGAGTCGGTCGACGGCGGCCGGTTTCTCCTCCTGTTCGCGGTGGCACTCCTCCTCGCGGGCCTCTGGTTCGCCCGGCGCCGCAGCTCATCAATCGATGACCGCTATACACAGCTCAGAGAGAGGCCGCCGGAGGGCGTCGCCGCCCCGGCGTCGATTCGGGTCGGCGGCGAGTTCGACCGACTCGTCGGTGAGGCAGTCGTCTCCCACGACGACGGCGCGATGCGGCCCGTCGCCGCCCGACTCAGGGAGACGGCGACCGGACTGTGCGCCGACGCGACGGGCGTCGACCGGCAGACTGCGCGGCGGCGAATCGAAGACGGCGCGTGGACGGACGACGCCCTCGCGGCGGCGTTCCTCGCCGCCGACGGGCGGATGCCGTTCCGCGCTCGGATTCGGGCGTGGCTGGACCCCGCGCGGGAGCGTCGACGGCGCGTGGACGCGACGCTCGACGCGTTGTTCGAACTCCGCGAGGGCGTCGTCCCCGAGACGGCGACCGATTGCGCTCCGGGGTCGGCGGCCGCGGCCGACGCCGACGGACCGTCCGGCGACTCCGACACGTCGTCCGACGAGGCCGACGACCCCGGCGCGGAACCGTGGGTCGCACGCGTCGGCGACGGCGGGGGGAGACGGTGA
- a CDS encoding ParA family protein has product MARAVSVSLQKGGVGKTTLAINLADALAARGNDVLLVDLDQQGNATEGVGRKDLYTAEGPHVGDLLTDDDPVDVEETLHDRGAFDLLPAHVDLDDIEDRIRNSTFGVLWVRRRIVEPLLGEEYDYIVIDSPPSLGPLSDASLIGAGNVIVPLLMSEPSVSGFERMVEQQIRPIRKEVDLDILAIVPNDLSGNNEERRIIDDLEASPFEQYLPSFGRSDRFGESPGPGLRHRIAFSRAWRDGETLREYDPSSDMLDRLDELARVVENGGTDA; this is encoded by the coding sequence ATGGCGCGCGCCGTGAGCGTCTCTTTGCAGAAGGGCGGCGTCGGGAAGACCACCCTCGCTATCAACCTCGCGGACGCACTCGCCGCGCGAGGGAACGACGTCCTCCTCGTCGACCTCGACCAGCAGGGGAACGCGACGGAGGGCGTCGGTCGGAAAGACCTCTACACCGCCGAGGGACCGCACGTCGGCGACCTGTTGACCGACGACGACCCGGTGGACGTGGAAGAGACACTCCACGACCGGGGCGCGTTCGACCTCCTCCCCGCGCACGTCGACCTCGACGACATCGAGGACCGCATCCGAAACTCCACCTTCGGCGTGCTGTGGGTCCGGCGTCGCATCGTCGAACCCCTCCTCGGCGAGGAGTACGACTACATCGTCATCGACTCCCCGCCGAGTCTCGGTCCGCTCTCGGACGCGTCGCTCATCGGCGCGGGGAACGTCATCGTGCCGCTCCTCATGAGCGAACCGAGCGTCAGCGGCTTCGAACGCATGGTCGAACAGCAGATCCGGCCCATCCGGAAGGAGGTCGACCTCGACATCCTCGCCATCGTACCGAACGACCTGAGCGGGAACAACGAGGAGCGACGCATCATCGACGACCTGGAGGCCTCGCCGTTCGAGCAGTATCTCCCCTCGTTCGGCCGGTCGGACCGGTTCGGCGAGTCGCCCGGACCGGGACTCCGCCACCGCATCGCGTTCAGTCGCGCGTGGCGCGACGGCGAGACGCTCCGCGAGTACGACCCGAGCAGCGACATGCTCGACCGACTCGACGAACTGGCTCGGGTCGTCGAGAACGGAGGCACCGATGCCTGA
- a CDS encoding SprT-like domain-containing protein, with product MTTHEELVAWSRAYCERAVEAFAFEVDLSRVAWEVSTRAKRRAAAVKRPRLDDATVGDPMSWDGTVPTCTMSLTWAAFDAFDRTEWTATLRHELVHVEQFQRFGTTDHGPRFERRARAVDAPVRVRRFADPAYVLSCADCDAVVARRYRDCKLVRRHDEYVSSCCSASLTLAEPE from the coding sequence GTGACGACGCACGAGGAACTCGTCGCGTGGTCCCGCGCGTACTGCGAACGCGCCGTCGAGGCGTTCGCGTTCGAGGTGGACCTCTCGCGCGTCGCGTGGGAGGTGTCGACGCGGGCGAAGCGACGCGCCGCCGCCGTCAAGCGCCCGCGACTGGACGACGCGACGGTCGGCGACCCGATGTCGTGGGACGGAACGGTGCCGACGTGTACGATGTCGCTCACGTGGGCCGCGTTCGACGCGTTCGACCGGACGGAGTGGACGGCGACGCTCAGACACGAGTTGGTCCACGTCGAGCAGTTTCAGCGGTTCGGGACGACGGACCACGGCCCGCGGTTCGAACGGCGCGCCCGGGCGGTGGACGCGCCGGTGCGCGTCCGTCGGTTCGCTGACCCCGCGTACGTCCTCTCCTGTGCCGACTGCGACGCGGTGGTGGCCCGTCGCTACCGCGACTGCAAACTGGTGCGGCGACACGACGAGTACGTCTCCTCGTGCTGTTCGGCGTCGCTGACGCTGGCGGAACCGGAGTGA
- a CDS encoding DUF7519 family protein has protein sequence MTDEPLSDLGTTDAAPPASNWRPTATLVAVVLLGTATLGGLLADATDLWNAVVPAAAGAVLLAVALTLAAAESYRPLARFVAACLLLPAGAGVVAGVGYALAKQLGGAYAVGSVFVVVGLATAGFGAAAAVRDALKRDALASALPVAAAVALPPTAAFVPLALVRVLEAFSATLFVPVLVPDPVPTAAFPRAVVDGLLRFLVAPTHEGPHLFSFALVCYVAAVGLAAVLRTYPVADLLSPSDPDAAARVVDPLERAATLSATLGLLVVFAAAVLFVAPDGFAAVPSRVRDPLTTLANVPVLRLVLLGGGLVGALLGVGSWGLRRLSDSAGDGLRASPSPPSLVAGVGVVAGAFVVHGPVLAALLDAVLGVLPSAMASDVRTQADAVVAFYGGEVVLLGLCAGVLSVAAVATAFLYVSVRVGAVTDRAAGAAVAGGGLFVAAAVAATVGAGTTLVLAGVVGGLVVRDAGTHGVTLGREVGRRGETRRAELAHLGATVAVGVLAAGVAVALTGLLGRVPTLSGPTLPVALGGAVLGVVAFVVALR, from the coding sequence ATGACGGACGAACCCCTCTCGGACCTCGGAACGACCGACGCCGCGCCGCCGGCGTCGAACTGGCGGCCGACGGCGACGCTCGTCGCCGTCGTCCTCCTCGGAACGGCGACGCTCGGCGGCCTCCTCGCCGACGCGACTGACCTGTGGAACGCCGTCGTCCCCGCCGCCGCCGGCGCGGTACTGCTCGCCGTCGCTCTCACGCTGGCGGCGGCGGAGTCGTACCGACCGCTCGCGCGGTTCGTCGCCGCCTGCCTCCTCCTCCCGGCGGGTGCGGGCGTCGTCGCCGGCGTGGGCTACGCCCTCGCGAAGCAACTCGGGGGCGCGTACGCCGTCGGCTCGGTGTTCGTGGTCGTCGGTCTCGCTACGGCGGGGTTCGGCGCGGCGGCGGCCGTCAGAGACGCGCTGAAGCGGGACGCGCTGGCGTCGGCGCTCCCCGTCGCGGCGGCCGTCGCCCTCCCGCCGACGGCCGCGTTCGTCCCCCTCGCTCTCGTCCGGGTCCTCGAAGCGTTCTCGGCGACGCTGTTCGTCCCCGTTCTGGTGCCCGACCCGGTTCCGACGGCGGCGTTCCCGCGCGCCGTCGTCGACGGCCTCCTCCGCTTCCTCGTCGCCCCGACGCACGAGGGCCCGCACCTGTTCTCGTTCGCCCTCGTCTGCTACGTCGCCGCCGTCGGCCTCGCGGCCGTCCTCCGGACGTACCCCGTCGCGGACCTCCTGTCCCCGAGCGACCCGGACGCCGCGGCCCGCGTCGTCGACCCCCTCGAACGGGCCGCGACGCTCTCGGCCACGCTCGGCCTCCTCGTCGTCTTCGCGGCCGCCGTCCTCTTCGTCGCGCCCGACGGGTTCGCGGCGGTGCCGTCCCGGGTCCGCGACCCGCTGACGACGCTCGCGAACGTCCCCGTCCTCCGCCTCGTCCTCCTCGGCGGCGGCCTCGTGGGAGCCCTCCTCGGCGTCGGGTCGTGGGGGCTCAGGCGGCTTTCGGACTCCGCCGGTGACGGCCTCCGCGCGTCGCCGTCGCCCCCGTCGCTCGTCGCCGGCGTCGGCGTCGTCGCCGGCGCGTTCGTCGTCCACGGTCCCGTCCTCGCGGCGCTCCTCGACGCGGTGCTCGGCGTGCTCCCGTCGGCGATGGCGTCCGACGTGCGGACGCAGGCGGACGCCGTCGTCGCGTTCTACGGCGGCGAGGTGGTCCTCCTCGGCCTCTGTGCCGGCGTGCTCTCGGTCGCCGCCGTGGCGACTGCGTTCCTGTACGTGTCGGTTCGCGTCGGCGCGGTGACCGACCGGGCCGCCGGCGCCGCCGTCGCGGGCGGGGGCCTGTTCGTCGCGGCGGCCGTCGCGGCCACCGTCGGCGCGGGAACCACGCTCGTCCTCGCGGGCGTCGTCGGCGGACTCGTCGTCCGCGACGCCGGGACGCACGGCGTCACGCTCGGCCGCGAAGTCGGCCGCCGCGGCGAGACGAGACGGGCGGAACTCGCCCACCTCGGGGCCACCGTCGCCGTCGGCGTCCTCGCCGCCGGCGTCGCCGTCGCCCTCACGGGTCTCCTCGGCCGAGTCCCGACGCTCTCGGGGCCGACGCTGCCCGTCGCGCTCGGCGGAGCCGTCCTCGGCGTCGTCGCGTTCGTCGTCGCACTCCGGTGA
- a CDS encoding M20 family metallo-hydrolase, with the protein MNVSEERLRDDIEANAAFGELETDEGRGRTVLTGTDANAGARDHFVSRLEDAGLDVRVDAVGTIVGRWTPDSADPDAAPVAAGSHLDSVPEGGIFDGPLGVYAALESVRAMQEAETELARPVDVVSFTEEEGQRFAGGLLGSSVAAGVRSVEDALALTDDEGTTLESALESMGYRGDDAVDASEWDSWLELHVEQGTRLEDAGVPVGVVTDVTGIFHCQVEIVGEANHAGSTPMPGRRDALAAASELVLDVESTAQHLVETESESAVGTVGKLDVSPNATNVIPGRARLGIDIRDVEADSISRLTGRVRDTCERLERERDVETTFEVELDVSPTPLAERCCDAIRAGADAFELDAMDLFSGAAHDTMHVADATDAGMLFSPSRDGISHNPREWTDWDDCADATRALAGGIRELASE; encoded by the coding sequence ATGAACGTCTCAGAGGAGCGACTCCGCGACGACATCGAGGCGAACGCCGCGTTCGGCGAACTGGAGACCGACGAGGGCCGCGGGCGCACCGTCCTCACCGGGACGGACGCGAACGCCGGGGCGCGCGACCACTTCGTCTCCCGCCTCGAAGACGCCGGACTCGACGTCCGCGTGGACGCCGTCGGCACCATCGTCGGCCGGTGGACGCCAGACTCGGCCGACCCGGACGCCGCACCCGTCGCCGCCGGGAGCCACCTCGACTCGGTGCCGGAGGGCGGCATCTTCGACGGCCCGTTGGGCGTGTACGCCGCGCTGGAGTCGGTGCGGGCGATGCAAGAGGCGGAGACGGAACTCGCCCGCCCCGTCGACGTCGTGTCGTTCACCGAAGAGGAGGGGCAGCGCTTCGCGGGCGGACTGCTCGGGTCGTCCGTCGCCGCCGGCGTCCGGTCCGTCGAGGACGCCCTCGCACTCACCGACGACGAGGGCACCACGCTCGAGTCGGCGCTGGAGTCGATGGGCTACCGCGGCGACGACGCGGTGGACGCGAGCGAGTGGGACTCGTGGCTCGAACTCCACGTCGAACAGGGGACGCGCCTCGAAGACGCCGGCGTCCCGGTGGGCGTCGTCACCGACGTGACGGGCATCTTCCACTGTCAGGTCGAAATCGTGGGGGAGGCCAACCACGCCGGCAGCACCCCGATGCCGGGGCGGCGCGACGCCCTCGCCGCGGCGAGCGAACTCGTCCTCGACGTGGAGTCGACGGCCCAGCACCTCGTCGAGACGGAGAGCGAGTCCGCCGTCGGCACCGTCGGCAAACTGGACGTGTCGCCGAACGCGACGAACGTCATCCCCGGGCGCGCCCGCCTCGGCATCGACATCCGCGACGTGGAGGCCGACTCCATCTCGCGACTCACCGGCCGCGTCCGCGACACCTGCGAGCGACTGGAACGCGAACGCGACGTGGAGACGACGTTCGAGGTGGAGTTGGACGTCTCGCCCACCCCGCTGGCTGAGCGGTGCTGCGACGCGATTCGCGCCGGCGCGGACGCGTTCGAACTCGACGCGATGGACCTGTTCTCCGGCGCGGCGCACGACACGATGCACGTCGCCGACGCCACCGACGCCGGGATGCTGTTCTCGCCGTCCCGCGACGGCATCTCGCACAACCCCCGCGAGTGGACCGACTGGGACGACTGCGCGGACGCCACACGCGCCCTCGCGGGCGGAATTCGCGAGTTAGCGAGCGAGTGA
- a CDS encoding transglutaminase domain-containing protein, whose protein sequence is MSDDRTTLDTGDGPSIGRVVLACCCVVAVVLSAALVAPLSTAVGDAPAKSLLVFDSDAGSGSGSAGGLGALNPRSNTTVGGGVTDDSNPYRSLDSEVHFTVRSPDSAYWRTGSYATYTGTGWKRAAASRPYDGDVSPDARGARMTYRVSLETAATALPTAWRPNTVALDGTDLAVSEGRAIAAPSGLDAGTTYTAESTRPPREASVLRTAGTDYPASVESRYTTLPDGLSPRVAGLTDEVTANATTPYERAVAVERYLESNRGYSLSASHDGDDPVESFLFEMDRGYCEYFAASMAVMLRTQDVPARYVVGYSAGERTGENTYTVRNMNAHAWVEVYFPDVGWVRFDPTPAAERLDAERDAYERQEGGTYRTPEAPTGTPEPTPEAAAGTTTAAGTATPTQTATATPSDGDSSADDSGADSATGTPDESFDGPSIALNRTPVPGADVTVTVTRGDAPVSGRTVLFNGDPVGVTDDDGRVVATVPYAAELTVSLATDADAASVAVEADGVGTAPRETDRSFSVRGPTLSVASSNDSVSYPLETNVSLSFVGSEVTGSDLLVVATVGDVPVRDARVSVDGDAVGRTDATGRTAFILPDDPGNVTVTVSRGAVDGSETLALDALTLRLDRPLLPFPYATTTVRTTLGNESAGGVPVSLNGDRVATTGPNGTATVTLPPASSARVVAARYGQTTAGTVSGMLLNAGVLLATVVVGLGAVVGTAYRRGTSPLSYLARGLARASVLLDTLLAVVVSGARLTDALLAGARTLRRRLRTVGRGVLNRTIALSALPELAAAWAADRVARLRGRGEAVGSRVARRAGVADDHPDPEARTIRDCWDEFRGHVTVPKQASRTPGELAAHAVESDGLPADPVYAVRDVFRDVEYGGRAPTDRSERMARATAEIRAAVDARDGTAGDPTEEDDTDATAGGETDATEGGRSDTQGVDPDAADTPEGDE, encoded by the coding sequence ATGTCCGACGACCGAACGACGCTCGACACAGGCGACGGCCCCAGCATCGGCAGAGTCGTCCTCGCGTGCTGTTGCGTCGTCGCGGTGGTGTTGTCCGCCGCACTCGTCGCCCCGCTTTCCACTGCCGTCGGCGACGCGCCCGCGAAGTCGCTGCTCGTGTTCGACTCGGACGCCGGGTCGGGTTCGGGTTCTGCCGGCGGCCTCGGAGCGTTGAACCCCCGGTCGAACACTACCGTCGGCGGCGGCGTCACCGACGACTCGAACCCCTACCGCTCCCTCGACAGCGAGGTTCACTTCACCGTCCGAAGCCCGGACTCGGCGTACTGGCGCACCGGGTCGTACGCGACGTACACCGGCACCGGATGGAAACGCGCCGCCGCCTCGCGGCCGTACGACGGCGACGTCTCACCCGACGCGCGGGGCGCGCGGATGACCTACCGCGTCTCGCTCGAAACGGCCGCCACGGCGCTTCCGACCGCGTGGCGACCGAACACCGTCGCTCTCGACGGGACGGACCTCGCCGTCTCCGAGGGACGAGCGATAGCCGCGCCGTCGGGCCTCGACGCGGGGACGACGTACACCGCCGAGAGCACGCGGCCGCCGCGGGAGGCGAGCGTGCTCCGGACCGCCGGAACCGACTATCCGGCGTCCGTCGAGTCGCGCTACACGACGCTTCCCGACGGTCTCTCGCCGCGCGTCGCCGGCCTCACCGACGAAGTGACGGCGAACGCGACGACGCCCTACGAGAGAGCCGTCGCCGTCGAGCGGTATCTGGAGTCCAACAGGGGCTACTCGCTGTCGGCGTCGCACGACGGCGACGACCCCGTCGAGTCGTTCCTGTTCGAGATGGACCGGGGGTACTGCGAGTACTTCGCCGCCTCGATGGCCGTGATGCTGCGCACGCAGGACGTGCCGGCCCGCTACGTCGTCGGCTACTCCGCCGGCGAACGGACCGGCGAGAACACCTACACCGTCCGGAACATGAACGCTCACGCGTGGGTCGAGGTGTACTTCCCCGACGTGGGCTGGGTCCGGTTCGACCCCACGCCCGCCGCGGAACGCCTCGACGCCGAACGAGACGCGTACGAGCGACAGGAAGGGGGAACGTACCGAACGCCCGAGGCGCCCACCGGGACGCCGGAACCCACCCCCGAGGCGGCCGCGGGAACGACGACGGCCGCCGGCACCGCGACGCCCACGCAGACGGCAACCGCCACGCCCTCGGACGGCGACTCGTCGGCCGACGACTCCGGTGCCGACTCGGCCACAGGAACGCCCGACGAGTCGTTCGACGGGCCGTCGATCGCGCTCAACCGGACGCCGGTCCCCGGCGCAGACGTGACCGTGACCGTCACTCGCGGCGACGCGCCCGTCTCGGGCCGGACGGTCCTGTTCAACGGCGACCCGGTCGGCGTGACCGACGACGACGGACGCGTGGTCGCGACGGTGCCGTACGCGGCGGAACTCACCGTCTCGCTCGCGACCGACGCCGACGCCGCCAGCGTCGCAGTCGAGGCGGACGGCGTCGGAACCGCCCCGCGGGAGACGGACCGCTCGTTCTCGGTGCGGGGTCCGACGCTCTCGGTTGCGTCGTCGAACGACTCCGTCTCGTATCCGCTGGAGACGAACGTCTCGCTGTCGTTCGTCGGGAGCGAAGTGACCGGGAGCGACCTCCTCGTGGTCGCCACCGTCGGCGACGTGCCGGTCCGCGACGCCCGAGTCAGCGTCGACGGCGACGCCGTCGGTCGGACCGACGCGACCGGGCGCACCGCGTTCATCCTCCCCGACGACCCCGGAAACGTTACCGTCACGGTCTCTCGCGGCGCTGTCGACGGCAGCGAGACGCTCGCGCTCGACGCCCTCACGCTCCGACTGGACCGTCCGCTGTTGCCGTTCCCGTACGCGACGACGACGGTCCGGACGACGCTCGGAAACGAGAGCGCGGGCGGCGTCCCCGTCTCGCTGAACGGCGACCGCGTAGCGACGACTGGACCCAACGGCACCGCGACGGTGACGCTCCCGCCCGCCTCGTCGGCCCGCGTCGTCGCCGCGCGGTACGGCCAGACGACGGCCGGAACCGTCTCGGGGATGCTCCTGAACGCCGGCGTCCTCCTCGCGACAGTCGTCGTCGGCCTCGGCGCCGTCGTCGGCACCGCCTATCGCCGCGGCACCTCGCCGCTGTCCTACCTGGCGAGGGGTCTCGCTCGCGCGTCCGTCCTCCTCGATACGCTCCTCGCCGTCGTCGTCTCCGGCGCGAGACTCACGGATGCTCTCCTCGCCGGCGCTCGGACGCTCCGTCGCAGGCTCCGAACCGTCGGCCGCGGCGTTCTGAACCGGACGATTGCCCTCTCGGCCCTGCCCGAACTCGCCGCCGCGTGGGCCGCAGACCGGGTCGCTCGCCTCCGGGGCCGGGGTGAGGCGGTCGGGTCGCGCGTCGCCAGACGGGCGGGGGTCGCGGACGACCACCCCGACCCCGAGGCGCGAACTATCCGCGACTGCTGGGACGAGTTCCGCGGCCACGTCACCGTCCCGAAACAGGCGTCGCGGACGCCGGGTGAACTCGCCGCCCACGCCGTCGAGTCCGACGGCTTACCCGCGGACCCGGTGTACGCCGTTCGGGACGTGTTCCGCGACGTGGAGTACGGCGGCCGCGCGCCGACCGACCGGTCCGAACGGATGGCGCGCGCGACGGCCGAGATTCGCGCGGCGGTGGACGCGAGGGACGGCACCGCCGGCGACCCGACCGAGGAGGATGACACTGACGCGACGGCGGGTGGCGAGACTGACGCGACCGAGGGCGGCAGGAGCGACACACAGGGCGTCGACCCAGACGCCGCGGACACGCCGGAGGGAGACGAATGA
- a CDS encoding GNAT family N-acetyltransferase: protein MSGPVFLEGDGVTLCPADQSDIDFLREHENDPRIRETRTVRMPTSADHVTARLGGTMGREEETVGLVVRDEDDEAVGFVYLLREESNAVGFRYAELAYWIAHRRWNEGYATAAAETMVEYGFEELCLHRVKASTFAANEASQRVLEKLGFEREGVAREEVYADGEWHDRVRYGLLEDEWRGD, encoded by the coding sequence ATGTCCGGTCCTGTGTTCCTCGAAGGAGACGGTGTGACGCTCTGTCCGGCCGACCAGTCGGACATCGACTTCCTCCGAGAACACGAGAACGACCCGCGCATCCGCGAGACGCGAACCGTGCGGATGCCGACAAGCGCGGACCACGTCACCGCCCGCCTCGGCGGAACGATGGGACGCGAGGAGGAGACGGTCGGACTCGTCGTCCGCGACGAGGACGACGAGGCGGTCGGATTCGTCTACCTGCTCCGGGAGGAGTCGAACGCCGTCGGCTTCCGCTACGCTGAGTTGGCCTACTGGATCGCCCACCGACGGTGGAACGAGGGCTACGCGACGGCCGCCGCCGAGACGATGGTCGAGTACGGCTTCGAGGAACTCTGCCTCCACCGCGTGAAGGCCTCCACGTTCGCCGCCAACGAGGCGTCCCAGCGCGTCCTGGAGAAACTGGGCTTCGAACGCGAGGGCGTCGCCCGCGAGGAAGTGTACGCCGACGGCGAGTGGCACGACCGGGTTCGCTACGGCCTCCTCGAGGACGAGTGGCGGGGCGACTGA